The DNA window GAAAAAATGATTTGTAACTTTTATCGATGACCACACACGACTATGTTGGATCTATCTCATGCATGAAAAATTTGaggtttcaaaaattttttactatttttcaacAATAGTAGAAACACAATTTGACacaaaaatttcaatattaaGAAGTGATAATGGCACTAAATACTTTAATAGAACTCTTGGTgaatttcttcaaaaaaaaggTCAATCTACATGTCCCAATACATTCCAACAAAATGGCATTGCTGAAAGGAAGAATAAATATCTTCTTGAAGTAGCACGTGCCACTATGTTTAAGGGTAATGTTAAAAAGTATTTATAGGGAGATGCTGTCCTATCAGCAGCCTATCTCATAATCGAATGCCCACACGTGTGTTAAATTACTGCACACCATTGGATActttcaaaaagaatttttttaacatgTAGGTTGCATTCTGACTTACCTTTAAAAGTATTTGGTTGCACTGTATTTTAAAATACACCTTCATATCGAAGTAAACTTAATCCAAGGGAAGACATATGCATTTTTATTGGCTATTCCCCAAGTCAAAAGGGTTATAAATGTTTCAATCCACACACCAAAAAATTTTATGTAAACATGGATGTTACTTTTTTGGAACATGAAACCTTTTCTCAGAAAAATTCTCTTCAAAGGGAGAGTCTAAGGGAAGAAAATTTTTTGCATGAACCTTTACCCACTCCTATTTTACATATTGAGGATACAACTTTCACTAATCAAGTAAATTCTAAAACAATTGCAAAACAAGATGTGAAAACCAATTCTGAAATTGTGCCAGAATTGGTTGGAATCCAAACAGGAAAAGAAATACCACAATCAAAAAAGGAGCTTCGGTATTATGTTCGGAAATATCCCAAGAAGACTAGAGACCAGCCCATCATCTCTGTACTAGCCCAATCTAAAAACCCGAAAGACGTCCCAACTGTAGTACTTCAGGAACTTCCAAGTAAATCTGAAATTGTCACTTCTAATAATAACTTGCCAATAGCCCTTAGGAAAGAAACCAGAACCTACACCAAGAAGGTACTCAAAACCAGCACCAACCATCCTATTTCCAATTATGTCTCTTACCAAAATCTCTCTCAAAAACATCAAGCTTTTACTTCTAAAATTACAAATCCGTTTGGGCCTAGGAACATAGAGAAAGCACTAGATGATCCCAACTAGAAATTAGCAGTGATGGAAGAGTGGCATGCACTCAAGAAGAATGAAACTTGGGAGATTGTAGATCTGCCACAGAATACAAAATTAGTTGACTGCATGTGGGTTTTTACCATCACGTGCAATGCTGATGGAAGCATAGAGAGGTATAAGGCTAGGTTAGTAGCTAGGGGATATACACAATCCTATGGAATAGACTATCgagagacttttgctccagtTGCCAAACTCAGCTCTGTGCGGATTCTCTTATCTCTTGCTGCGAATTACAATTGGCCTTTACATCAATTGGATATAAAGAATGCCTTCCTGAATGGGGAGCTAGAGAAGAGGATGTTCATGAAACTTCCACCTGGATTTGAGACTGAACTAGGGAGGAATAAAATGTGCAAACTAAAGAAATCTCTCTATGGATTGAAACAATCCCCAAGAGCTTGGTTTGAACGAATTGGAATGGTGGTGAAGGGACTTAGTTATACTCAAAGCCAAGTTGACCATACACTTTTTTATAAACATTCAGCAGCTAATAAAGACTTGAAGGATAAGCTTGCCAAAGcatttgaaatcaaagaacttGGCTCATTAAAATACTTCCTTGGAATTGAATTTGCAAAGTCTAAGGAAGGCATTTTTATGAATCAACGAAAGTACATCCTtagatcttttaaaatcttttaaaagagaCGGGATTTCTTGGTTGCAAAGCTGCTGAAACACATATAGAgcctaatttaaaattgaagCCAGCTGAAGCAGAAAATGTAATGGACAAAGGGAGATATCAGCGGTTGTTAGTAAGGCTAATCTATTTATCCCATACACGCCCGGATATAGCCTTTGCTGTGAGCATGGTAAGCAAATTTATGCATTCACCTGGTCAAAAACACATGGAGCTGTCCTTAGAATCCTAAGGTACTTAAAGGGGTCACCTGGGAAAGGGTTACTCTACAAAAAGCATGCACATCTTCAAGTAGAAACTTATACAAATGCGGATTGGGCTGGGAATGTCATGGATAGAAAGTCAACATCTGGGTATTGTATTTTTGTTGGCGGAAACCAGGTTAGTTGGAGGAGTAAAAAACAGAATGTTGTGGCACGAAGTAGTGCAGAAGCTGAGTTTAGAGCAGTGACTCATAGAATATGTGAAGTACTATGGGTAGAGAAAATCCTACAAGAACTAAAAGTTTCTATTTCTCCACCAATGAAGTATTGTGACAACAAATCTGCAATTTCCATTTCTCATAATCCAGTGTTGCATGATAAAACTAAACATGTTAAAGTTGACAAACATTTTATCAGGAAAAAGATTGAGAGAGGACAAATTTGCATCTCATATGTTCCAATCACGGAACAAACCACGGAACAATTAGTAGATGTTCTAACTAAAGGATTACTCAAGAAGACTTTTGATAGCATAATAAGCAAGCTGTCAATGAATGATATCTCCAGGCCAGCTTGAGGGGAGTGTTgactaaatcaaatcaaaattaaattttaatttctttcatgAATCTTTTATGtaaatagaattaattataaatcttttccttttttggtTTAGCTTAATTTTATGGATTTTATGATTAGAAATCTTTCCTTTATTTTAGGCTAGTATTTTTCCCTTGTTTCCTACATTTTATAAAACAATATATTCAAACACttcaactattattttttcCACCATCATCCCATGATATCTCTCTACCAACCAAACTTTGCAAGAGCACTTAGTGAAAAGAGTTTAGATATACACATTTTTGCTATACGTGAATTCCCTGCTAATTATAAATATAGGTTTAGCAGGAGGCAAGGCTGCAAGGAGGAGCATCATGGTAAAAGTCAGATAAAGCAAGGTATTATGAAGAGGAAAAAATACCTTCTCAAATTGTATTGGTTTCATCCTGAACTCTGGTGGCAAATTTGCTCGGCACCTCTCTAACTTGATTATTATATCATCGATAACAGCTGCATCGTCTATGGAAGCAGTAGAGAGACTGGTGGCCTTCTCATCTGTCACTATATTCACATCTTTCTTAGGCTGAAAATCAGGTACTATCACTTTATCAACTGCTTCAGCCAGCTTTGTAGGGTTCTTTCCCCAGTCGGGGATTGGGATATCAAAACTCTCTGCTCGTAAAATAGCAGCTGCCATCACAAAATGTACGTGACCTGCATCAGAGGCTGAGAACTGTAGTGGATGGGGAAATCTTTTCGGTGCAGACCAGAATGGAGATCCAGTGCTGGTTTGAGCATCTTCAGGAAAAGTATATATTAACTGCTTCACCCGGTTAGCAAAATAATCTTCAAACCTGTGTGTGAACAGAAAAGATTGATGAGTGAACTCCACAGAAACACTAATATGCTAAAACACATTACTGCTAGTCTGTTAGTGAATAGAAGGAGCAAATATATGCATATAACTAACATACTTTAGACGAGCCCAAGTAATACAGTCTTCAAAAGTTTCACACTTGTCCCTGTCCAGGCACTCAAGAACACGCTCCAGGTTATCCCGTGCTTGAGCATCACCAGCATTCCTCATTGCATTAGTATATTCGTTGGGATTAGACAAATAGGCATTCACATTGGTGCCTGTTTCTCTGGTGGATCTCTTGATGCACCATAGTTTTCCGTTAGGTGAGGAATGACCATCTGGGTATTGCATTTGGTTCCAAGAGTTCCAGACTCCAGAAGAGGCTTTTGGAAATACAAGCATCTTTGATCAACATATAATCTCGCATTGACATTGTCTAGCGCATTGATCACGACACTCAAGTTTCCCCAGAAGGCATCATGAAATACATTTTCAGTTTCACTGCTAACACGATTTTGCAGAGCAACAATATTCAATGCAGTATTTATAGATGCAGCAGCTGAAGCAGCAACCGTAGACTTCGCCTGTCCAATATTCCAATCACGGAAAAGGAACTGCCTGCTTAGGTTACTCTTCTCTATAACATCGTCATCAGTAATTGTCAGCTTCCCTTGACTTCCACAAGAAACTCCCATGAGAgcaagatttttcaaaaactcgCATCCTAAAGCACCAGATCCAACAACAAACACTTGAGAATCCTCCAATTTCTTCTGTAACTTCTGTCCAAAAACTGAAATCTGTGCATCATATCGACTACCTACTGGTCTTAAATCATCAGGATCCACTGGTTCTGTAGGAAGTGACTCAACAGAATCAAAGTAGAAAAACTGCAGAGGAAAGAAATTCAGAGATCAAAAcaacaataaatttcaaaaagaagtatcataagcttcttgtttaaaaaaaatgctcATTTAAGAGGAAAATGACAGTGTATATTATGATTGTTGAGTCAGGTTTGATGTACTAAAGCTCCCCATTTCAAAACAATGTTAAGATATCGTGGGATCATCAGTGTGTTCAATAGGTTACTATGTTCATGCATGGCTTGCTATATTCAATAGGTACATAACACTATAAGAGAAGCAAAATGGTCAAATATGCATCAAAGCAGCAAACTGAACGTACAAAGTAAAATAAGCTTAATAAATGAcaagtattattaaaaaaaatgtcttTGGACTAGGCAACATATATTTCAAAACACAAGAATATGATCAAACAATAAATACTAAGTTACCTGAAAAAGCGGATGAAACTTCCCAGAACATGCTTTGACAACATCTTGTCCGACAATTCCACCAAACATGGCAGCCATAGGGTTCAAAACGGCCCTAGCACCAAAGGCAAAATATCGCAGAAGTTTTGGATTTATATCTTCCAATTTATCATCAGCTAAGGCGTCATTGAAATCACTAACAATGGATATAAGCTTCTGAGCATCAGAGTCTGAACCAGCAACAGGTAAGCGACCCAACTCAGAAATAAACTTATCCAAAGCCTGAAATGCTATGTGAAGAAGACGCGGGCGATCAAACTTGGAAAAATCACTCAGAAGAAAATCTCCTGGATCACTTAGTGCTGCCCTGAGTGGCTTAAAGTTCAATATCTTGGGTTGTTTGACCTGTGTGACAATACCACCTTTCTCATAACCACCATAGTTTGTAGTGTCTTCTTCAAGGGTAAATGAATATGCTCTAGCattttttatctttctgggctttccatcatTCAATTCTTTCATACCATGAACTTCAGAGAATACAACAAGATCTCCATCCTGAAACTCAAGCCTCTCGTCGTCAACACAAGATACTAGAGCAGGGTTGTCATTGCTGATTGATGCAACTATACCAGTATGGGGTTCCTCTCCATCAACATCGACGACAGTGAATGCAGGCCCAAAATCGCAGAATACATTGCCAAAAAGACCTCTAACTTCAGTTTTGATAAAAGCAATAGGAGGCTGATGAGTGTGGCAGAAATCATTGAACTCAATAGCTTTCTCAAGACTAATTTCAGTGAAAACAACAGCctgcaaaataaaatatatacaaatactAATACATCAAAATAAACTAGATAGAGATGCATTTATGATGGGAAATTCAAAcaacaaacttcaaattaaattatgcCATTATGCTGCAAATATGAATATATGATCAAGCCTGGTTTAGAATATTATTAGCAAATATGTGACCTAGTTTGCAGCAGGTACACTGccttttcaaattaaaacattaaaacATCACAAACAATATTCTTCTACGAGTAAGAATTGATTTGTTACTTAATGGTTATAATCAAATCAAGACACACCAGTAGCATGAGTAAAAATAAATGCATTATGGGACATAATATGAAATTCATTCAAAGAAAGGGATAGTCACTAGAAGGGAGTACCTGAAATCTAGAAAGCTGCTCTGTTGTCAGTTCAGTTGTCAATGTTAGTACAAGCACTGCATTATTGAGCTCCTGCAACTTACTAACAGAAGCCAGCGCCCTGTTTTTTCCAATGTCATTCTCTGAAAACACAAAATTACTGGACAGATCCCATAGCTCTACAGTCCTCTCATCATGCAATGTCACAGATTTGACACCCGCAAGAATGAGATTCTTTGCTGCAGATATTAATTAGTAAAGTATGTTAGCATACAAATGATTAAATACCAAAATTTTGAACTTAGCCCAGCTGCGAAATAGAAAGTTGCAATAAAACCAATGAAACACTTCAAACTGCCCTTATGCATTAGAAGATCTATTTGGGTATACTAGTATACCGTATGAGATACTGTATAAAACATGATAGGATAGACTTATATAATACGATATTATCTTCTTAATTGTTCGGTGCAAGCAACAAAGTGAACAAGTTCATCTGTTAAAATCCcattttattaatcaaaataacaGATAAATTAATCATGTATGCCTAGCTGCCTAGGGAGATCTTTCAATGAACAAGGTCTTtatcattcttttttatttaaaaatataaacatataaataaataaataatagttacaaaaaatatatgaataatattcAATTACATATGCGAATAATGAATAATAGTAGTATCAATAATATTTACCTTTTTATAAAAGAACAAACAATACTTTATACATAAATTATAACCATATAATATGGGTAAATCTTAACACTATGGTAAAGTTATTGTTTAATTTACATGACTTAGAAGTTCACTAGTTCATGTTGTCCTCTATAACATTGTATATTTCATATCTTTGTCTTTTCCACATATATTATGATGAAAAGTAGAATAAAAATTCCTAAAATATATggcaaaaatattatgtattttataatctttttatattttaaaacataacaattatcaatGTAATGTTAGAGAAACAATTAATGGCATTTAATATAAACAACAATTTTATGCTAAAAATaacaaacatttaaaaaataatcattcaaaTCATAGTAACAAATACATaagtaatattaaaaattattatttatcataaatttgattaattttataaataaattaaattgttaCTCATGATTATCAATATTTAAGATAGCAGTACTAATATAGCATTTAATATCATGTTGTAACTAGCAAGGTAATTACTGTTCCAAAAGATCAAAATGTAGCTAATCAAGTTGGCCAACATTAAATAACATAAGAAAGGAGTAAAAGGACTTCAGGTAAGTTGCTGAAGAAGTGATATATCAACAATGAATCAATAAagtattttacaaaaataataaagaaattatctgaattgattataaaaaattatgaattcaaTTGCGTAAATTTTCCAACTTTGAACTGCCTTCTTAATTAGAAAAAACAACAACTGATCTGCTCTTAACTTATGATTCTGGTTCCTTTTAAAAGCTTTAATCCAACATCTAGAAATATTTACCAAAgtcaatcaacaagaaaagtttgtgataattaaaaataaataaataaagcacTTTTTATTACGGATAATTTTCTTATGCATCACTCTTACTCGCACCTTTTGCAGCTGGAGGGATGAATCAAGGACCATTATCTAATAGCCGATCAAGGTTTTATTTTTACTATCGGCTGAAGGCATAAAGCTTCATAAAAACCATCAAATTGGAGCATATGATCCAAATTTCGTAGTCACTTAATTCTAAAGATTTAACTGTATATtcattcaattaaaaatcaaactgTGTGCCTGAACACACAACAAATGCAAGGCACCTCACATAAAATATAATCAAGTTAATATTCATTTAACATTACACAGTATAATGCAATAAAATAAGACAAGTATTCAAAGcctataccgatctcaacacCAAGGCCCTGCATCCCTGAGACCAACACATTGGACCCAAACAGCCTCCTCATTGTCTCACGGCCATACACAGCGAGCTGTCGGCTGTGCAGATCCTCATCAATATCCGGTGGGTTGGATTCACCCAAAGCCATAGTTGTTCGGCTGTTGCTGGTGTCGTTGTTACTAC is part of the Arachis duranensis cultivar V14167 chromosome 1, aradu.V14167.gnm2.J7QH, whole genome shotgun sequence genome and encodes:
- the LOC107473416 gene encoding LOW QUALITY PROTEIN: ubiquitin-activating enzyme E1 1 (The sequence of the model RefSeq protein was modified relative to this genomic sequence to represent the inferred CDS: inserted 1 base in 1 codon) — translated: MLRVKRPCEGVFVEEDTQSIISNNNSVFLKKNRNTVSSAPTDTAVDSTVNKDNSSFCSSSSNNDTSNSRTTMALGESNPPDIDEDLHSRQLAVYGRETMRRLFGSNVLVSGMQGLGVEIAKNLILAGVKSVTLHDERTVELWDLSSNFVFSENDIGKNRALASVSKLQELNNAVLVLTLTTELTTEQLSRFQAVVFTEISLEKAIEFNDFCHTHQPPIAFIKTEVRGLFGNVFCDFGPAFTVVDVDGEEPHTGIVASISNDNPALVSCVDDERLEFQDGDLVVFSEVHGMKELNDGKPRKIKNARAYSFTLEEDTTNYGGYEKGGIVTQVKQPKILNFKPLRAALSDPGDFLLSDFSKFDRPRLLHIAFQALDKFISELGRLPVAGSDSDAQKLISIVSDFNDALADDKLEDINPKLLRYFAFGARAVLNPMAAMFGGIVGQDVVKACSGKFHPLFQFFYFDSVESLPTEPVDPDDLRPVGSRYDAQISVFGQKLQKKLEDSQVFVVGSGALGCEFLKNLALMGVSCGSQGKLTITDDDVIEKSNLSRQFLFRDWNIGQAKSTVAASAAASINTALNIVALQNRVSSETENVFHDAFWGNLSVVINALDNVNARLYVDQRCLYFQKPLLESGTLGTKCNTQMVIPHLTENYGASRDPPEKQAPMXNAYLSNPNEYTNAMRNAGDAQARDNLERVLECLDRDKCETFEDCITWARLKFEDYFANRVKQLIYTFPEDAQTSTGSPFWSAPKRFPHPLQFSASDAGHVHFVMAAAILRAESFDIPIPDWGKNPTKLAEAVDKVIVPDFQPKKDVNIVTDEKATSLSTASIDDAAVIDDIIIKLERCRANLPPEFRMKPIQFEKDDDTNYHMDVIAGLANMRARNYSIPEVDKLKAKFIAGRIIPAIATSTAMATGLVCLELYKVLDGRHKVEDYRNTFANLALPLFSMAEPVPPKVMKHQDMNWTIWDRWVLNENPTLRELLHWLKAKGLNAYSISCGSCMLYNSIFNKFKDRMDRKVADLARDVARLEIPPYRSHVDVVVACDDDDGNDIDIPLVSVYFR